The following coding sequences are from one Syntrophomonadaceae bacterium window:
- a CDS encoding 3-hydroxyacyl-CoA dehydrogenase family protein gives MMGSGIALVFASKGYHVKLYDAMEGALPKALAGIRNNLEMMAKSGIGNLAEMETILGKIHPIMDFELALTDVQFVIECVFEDLELKQQIFRQMDSVCPVETVLATNTSVMSIAEIGAKTRCQERILGAHFWNPPFLVPLVEVIKTENTSDQAMDETVKLLKMVGKHPVRVNKDVPGFVGNRLQHALWREAISIVEKGIADAETVDECIKYGFGMRLPVLGPIETADMVGLDLTLAIHKYILKHLENSPDASPLLEAKVARNELGFKTGQGFQSWTSEETVASKNRLIEHLLKLNKNNT, from the coding sequence ATGATGGGCAGCGGGATCGCGCTGGTCTTTGCTTCCAAGGGGTATCATGTAAAACTCTATGATGCTATGGAGGGAGCTTTGCCCAAGGCTTTGGCCGGCATTCGTAACAACCTGGAAATGATGGCAAAAAGCGGCATTGGAAATCTTGCCGAAATGGAAACAATCCTCGGAAAAATCCACCCGATTATGGACTTTGAACTGGCGCTAACAGACGTTCAATTCGTTATTGAGTGTGTATTTGAGGATCTGGAATTGAAACAACAGATTTTCCGCCAGATGGATTCCGTTTGCCCGGTGGAAACGGTTTTGGCCACCAATACTTCGGTGATGAGTATTGCGGAGATCGGAGCAAAAACCAGATGTCAGGAAAGAATTTTAGGGGCGCATTTCTGGAATCCGCCTTTTCTCGTTCCCCTGGTTGAAGTAATTAAAACAGAAAACACCTCGGATCAAGCGATGGACGAAACAGTTAAATTGCTGAAAATGGTTGGCAAACACCCTGTGCGGGTGAACAAAGACGTGCCAGGGTTTGTTGGCAACAGGCTGCAGCACGCGCTCTGGCGGGAAGCAATTTCAATTGTCGAAAAAGGCATTGCGGACGCAGAAACGGTGGACGAGTGCATCAAGTACGGTTTTGGGATGAGGCTGCCGGTGCTGGGGCCAATAGAAACTGCGGATATGGTAGGTCTCGATTTAACCTTGGCCATCCACAAGTACATCCTGAAACACCTGGAGAACTCTCCGGACGCATCACCGTTGTTAGAAGCGAAAGTAGCTAGAAATGAACTTGGTTTTAAGACGGGCCAGGGCTTCCAAAGCTGGACCAGCGAAGAGACCGTTGCCT
- a CDS encoding glucose 1-dehydrogenase, which yields MRATKGLGDIKGLFDLNGKVAVVTGGSGGFGRAAAIGLAAYGADIVVTSRTLASLEDTALEVEKLGKRAMAVSCDVADEDSVKEMVAKTVAAFGKIDILVAAAGIASRFPAEEFPVAEWQKIMDINVKGTFICCKTVGKKMIEQKTGGKIITVSSIRGLLGHPGGYAGYGTSKGAVHLMTRQLAIEWAKHRINVNSVAPCIFWTPLTKQVLEDEKLYKIFMERIPWGRAAEPEDFIGATVFLASNAAEMVTGHILYVDGGSHAG from the coding sequence ATGAGAGCAACAAAAGGCCTGGGGGATATTAAAGGGCTGTTCGACTTAAACGGAAAGGTTGCAGTTGTTACAGGTGGTTCAGGTGGTTTCGGCAGGGCTGCTGCCATCGGATTGGCAGCATATGGCGCTGATATAGTGGTTACCAGCAGGACCCTGGCAAGTTTGGAAGATACTGCTTTGGAGGTAGAAAAACTGGGAAAACGCGCCATGGCTGTTTCGTGCGACGTGGCTGATGAGGATAGCGTTAAGGAAATGGTGGCCAAGACTGTTGCGGCCTTTGGCAAGATAGATATTCTGGTTGCGGCTGCTGGTATCGCCAGCCGGTTCCCCGCAGAAGAATTTCCCGTTGCTGAGTGGCAAAAAATTATGGACATCAATGTCAAAGGGACCTTTATCTGCTGCAAAACAGTTGGGAAAAAAATGATTGAGCAAAAAACGGGAGGTAAAATAATCACAGTCTCTTCAATCAGAGGGTTATTGGGGCATCCAGGAGGGTATGCCGGGTATGGGACCAGTAAAGGGGCTGTGCACTTGATGACAAGGCAGCTGGCAATTGAATGGGCAAAGCATCGCATCAACGTAAATTCCGTAGCGCCGTGCATCTTTTGGACGCCATTGACCAAACAGGTTCTGGAAGATGAGAAGCTGTACAAAATCTTTATGGAGAGAATCCCGTGGGGACGGGCGGCAGAGCCGGAAGATTTCATTGGCGCTACCGTGTTCCTTGCCTCAAATGCTGCAGAAATGGTAACCGGTCATATTCTGTATGTGGACGGAGGGTCTCACGCAGGCTGA
- a CDS encoding cupin domain-containing protein gives MKKVELQDVEPYEAPGHSKMVALKLHGREETNCQSFWIGLSHFLPGGGADFAHPPGDKVYFILDGELTVKSEAEEFTLRKWDSIHIAPLEGREIINKTNQPASMLVIYNYPA, from the coding sequence ATGAAAAAAGTGGAACTGCAAGACGTCGAACCATATGAAGCCCCGGGCCACTCCAAAATGGTGGCACTAAAACTGCATGGTCGTGAGGAGACTAATTGCCAGAGTTTTTGGATCGGACTTTCTCATTTCCTGCCCGGTGGCGGGGCCGATTTTGCTCATCCGCCTGGTGATAAAGTGTATTTTATCCTGGATGGAGAACTTACCGTTAAATCTGAAGCTGAAGAATTTACTTTAAGAAAATGGGATTCGATCCATATCGCTCCCTTAGAAGGCAGAGAAATTATTAATAAAACCAATCAACCGGCAAGCATGCTGGTAATTTACAACTATCCTGCTTAA
- a CDS encoding alpha/beta hydrolase: protein MPTVNVSGVNIFYDPGESEPGREQKIVLVHGAGGNSSRWRHQVKALAGDYSPFALDLPGHGLSGGQPCDQVFLYREWVKQFADSLGLKKFVLAGHSMGGAIALDFALTYQSCLTGLILVSTGAKLKVDPARLESYRNGEFRAEWARMSYSPAAPPELVEKGVEEAMALDPAVRYADFLACDRFDVMSRLGDIVTPTLVICGLDDLATPVNYSRYLAENIAAAKLLLLPGTAHMAMLEQPQAVNEAICNFLRAL, encoded by the coding sequence ATGCCTACAGTTAATGTTAGCGGAGTGAATATTTTCTACGATCCCGGCGAGAGCGAACCAGGGCGGGAGCAAAAAATAGTACTGGTGCATGGCGCAGGCGGGAATAGCAGCCGCTGGCGCCACCAGGTCAAGGCCCTGGCCGGCGACTACTCCCCCTTTGCCTTGGATCTGCCGGGGCACGGTTTGTCCGGCGGGCAGCCCTGTGATCAGGTTTTTTTATACCGGGAGTGGGTAAAACAGTTCGCAGACAGCCTGGGGCTGAAAAAGTTCGTCCTGGCCGGACATTCCATGGGTGGCGCCATTGCCCTGGATTTTGCCCTGACCTACCAATCCTGTTTAACAGGGTTAATCCTGGTGAGCACAGGCGCCAAGCTTAAAGTCGATCCGGCCAGGCTGGAGAGTTATCGCAACGGGGAATTCCGGGCGGAATGGGCCCGGATGTCCTATTCGCCCGCAGCACCGCCTGAGCTGGTGGAAAAGGGAGTAGAGGAAGCCATGGCTTTAGATCCGGCGGTGAGGTATGCCGATTTCCTGGCCTGCGACCGGTTCGATGTCATGTCCCGGCTGGGAGATATTGTCACCCCCACCTTGGTAATCTGCGGCCTGGACGATCTGGCGACCCCGGTCAATTATTCCCGGTACCTGGCGGAAAACATTGCGGCGGCGAAACTGTTATTGCTGCCGGGAACAGCCCACATGGCCATGCTGGAGCAGCCCCAGGCCGTTAATGAGGCTATCTGTAACTTTTTGCGGGCACTCTAA
- a CDS encoding type II toxin-antitoxin system VapC family toxin produces MNIVADASAILCAVFPDEASDQAKLLMKDYALGKVDFYGPSLIILELLNSCLIAKRRGRISQENLEKLVEELSGLQIKWVDIENHPLEIFYICSKFNISSYDASYIISAKLMGSELVTADRRLYNSVRNDMPFVRLIDNYQNNNAQ; encoded by the coding sequence TTGAATATCGTAGCAGACGCAAGTGCAATATTGTGTGCGGTATTTCCCGATGAAGCCTCGGATCAAGCCAAACTGCTGATGAAAGATTATGCTCTGGGTAAAGTTGACTTTTACGGCCCCAGTTTAATTATTTTGGAATTGCTGAATTCCTGTCTTATAGCTAAAAGGCGCGGCAGGATAAGTCAAGAGAACCTCGAAAAATTGGTTGAGGAATTGTCAGGTTTACAGATAAAATGGGTGGATATAGAAAATCACCCATTGGAAATATTTTATATCTGCAGCAAATTCAACATATCATCTTATGATGCTTCCTATATTATATCCGCTAAGCTCATGGGAAGCGAACTAGTTACGGCAGATCGCCGACTATATAACTCTGTGAGAAACGATATGCCTTTTGTTCGGCTTATAGATAATTATCAAAATAATAACGCACAATAA
- a CDS encoding type II toxin-antitoxin system Phd/YefM family antitoxin: protein MLNVNVGDAKKKFLELVRQVEEHQSIVIKKKGEPVAAILPYSEYISLNRIKSYIALQELANTLKDSGITAKEVYTASKAELERSE, encoded by the coding sequence GTGTTAAATGTCAATGTAGGCGATGCAAAGAAAAAGTTTCTTGAACTGGTGCGCCAGGTGGAAGAACATCAAAGCATAGTGATCAAAAAAAAGGGTGAACCTGTCGCAGCTATATTGCCTTATAGCGAATATATCAGCTTAAACCGCATAAAAAGTTATATCGCTTTACAAGAGTTAGCCAATACTTTAAAGGACTCGGGAATCACTGCAAAAGAGGTTTATACAGCATCTAAAGCTGAACTTGAAAGAAGTGAATAA